GTGCATAAAGGCATTGAAATCAATAAAATCATTGATGCCATGGTGGAGTTTAAAAAAGCAACAACCAACTTCTTTGTTCTAGAGATACTTTTTGTCAAAGATTTAAATGACAAGGCAGATGAAATTCAAGCCTTGTATCAAGCGATACAACGTATCAACCCACACCGTGTGGATATTGGAACGATTGACCGACCACCAGCGTATAAAGTGCAACCAGTAAGCTTTGAAACCTTGGAGTTTATTGCGAATAGTTTTAAAGGTATTAATGTGAACATTGCATATAAAAATCGTCCCAAACAGACCAACAGTTTCAGTAATGAAGAGATATTAAGACTGCTTGAACGTCGTCCTTTAACCTTTGAAGATATAGAGAATTTGTTTGATGAGCCAAGTCGAAAAAGACTTGAAACCTTAGTAAAAGATAGTAAAATTTCAGTCGTAGACAGTAGTGGGGTGAAATTTTATAAATTTTTAGGATGATTGCCCCATATTGTCTTGACAAATAGGGTAAAATTGACTATAATTCCAACCTCTTAAAAAGAGATGTAGATTCCGGCATAGCTCAGTGGTAGAGTAGATGACTGTTAATCATTTGGTCCCTGGTTCGAATCCAGGTGCCGGAGCCATACACTGTCTTTTTAAACTTACATTTTTATAATCACACATTCCGGCATAGCTCAGTGGTAGAGTAGATGACTGTTAATCATTTGGTCCCTGGTTCGAATCCAGGTGCCGGAGCCATTTATTCACGGAGTGAATAAATCAAATCACTAAACGACCTTTTTAAAGATTTCTTCTTCAAATCAAAAAAATATCATAGTCATTATCAGACGATAACTCCCACAATATTTTTTCAATTTTCATTGAACTATTCAAAAATTTCATTCATTGATTTGATTACTAAGATTTAGTATAAGTTGTGTATACTAAATAAAAAATAAAAGGATATATTGTGGCTTCATGGGGTTTATATTGGGTGACAATTGATACTTCTCCTGATGAAAATTGTTTTGTAGTTGCAAGAAATTCTCAAAGTGCCGTAGCGCTTGAACAAAATAGTTCGGGGTTTGATTATGGTGATGTTTGTGCAGAACGTATAAAAAGAATTCCAGATGATATTGTTCATAAAATAAAAAAAAAGAATAAGGGTTTTTTACCTTGGCCAAATTATGTTCATGAAAATGATGAAATATGGGAATATTTTAATTTGTGTAGTGAGTGGGTAGAAGGAAGGGAAACAATTTTTATTGATAATAAGAGCTATTCAATTGCTTCAATAGGTGATATATATTATGATAATAATCCCAGCTTAGTATACTCTGTATCAGACTACTTAGAAAAACTTGATAAATACGAAAATGGATATCTACTTTATCGTGGACAAAATAGTGCATCATGGGAATTAAAGCCTAAACTATTTAGAAATAGTATGCCACTTGATTTTTCATCAATGAGTGATTATGAGAAATGGTTATTAAAAGAATTTAAAAGAAAAGCATATCCTTATTTAGAAACTAAGCCAAATAATGATTGGGAATGGCTTGCACTGGCTCAACATCATGGTTTAGCTACAAGACTTCTTGATTGGACAACAAATCCTCTTGTTGCATTATTTTTCGCTGTTTATCAAAGTCAAGAAAAATTTGATGCAATAGTTTTAATATATAATCATGGAAATCAACCGATTGAAATAACTAAATTAGAAAGTCCTTTTTTTGTGAAAGATAGGGTTATTTATGAACCAAGTTTTATTGACAAAAGAATTATTGCTCAACATGCTTTGTTTACGGTAGAACCAGAAAATATTGAAGATGTTACATTGTCAAAAGACAGAAGTATTTATTCACTTAGTATCCCTCCTTCATCAATTAATCAAATCAAAAAAGAGTTGTCAAAGTTAAGTTTTAATGAGCATACAATGTTTCCAGGCTTAAGTACAGTTTGTAATGAAATAAATGGCTTTTAGATTAGATAAATTGTATATCCTGCTCAATAGATTTTAATTCTAGTTCAAATTAAGTATATGTTTATTCTTGATACAAATATAATTATAATGTGATATTTGCTACTATTCTTCATAATAATATGAAGGAATTTTATGAAAAATGTTTTAATAGTTGTAGCCAATCCAAAGACAGACAGTTTGTCTTTTTCAATTTCAAACAAAGTGAAAGAAGTGAATATCTAGTTTATTTTTGTGTGGTAGAGAAACTGTCCTTATAAATTCTTTTGTATTTTTCTTTTAATTATATTCCTATAAGTCTCAATACACTACCATCAAATATTTATGATTTTAGGAAGAGTGATGTCATTAAAAGCGTATGTCAAACAAAATGCCCCTTGGATATATGAATATATCAACACTGAAGTATTAAAAGGTATAGGAAGTATTCATCCGAACTATTTTATCAAGGTTATTGAAGACCTTTTTATTAAACAAGAGGGTGCTCAAATAACGCAAGAGAACAATACTCCTAATCTTTTCCCTTACAGACTCTTTACCTTTCTTTTTAAACAAGGAAAGATGGACTACACCTCATTTAGAAATGAAACCATTAGCTTAAGCCCGTTGACTTTAAAAGCTTCGGTGTATCATAACTATGTGCATTTTTGGATTCATGAGGATACATTTTATATTGATTTGATGCAGACCAAAATGGGTGGCATGCCATTAGATGAAGACATTGTAAAGTATTCAAAAGCCATACCCATACAAAAAGAGGGCTTAGAAGAGTTTATTACAGCACACAAACATGAAAAACTGAATGCATCTTTACAGACGATAAAAGAGAAAATCGAAGAGATTTTGTAGTCGTTACAAGGTCAGTTTTGCTGACCTTGTTTGTTAAGCGTTGAGTTGTTGAGCCACTAACTCATTGACCACTTTAGGGTTGGCTTTTCCACCCGTGGTTTTAAGTACTTGTCCTACAAAGAAACCAAGCAGTTTGCTGTTTCCTGCTTTAAACTTCTTTACATTGTCAGGGTTTTTAGCAATGATGTCATCAATGATAGGTAAAATCACTGCGGGATCACTGATTTGTACTAAACCTTTGGCTTCAACGATGTGTGTTGGGCTCTCGCCATTTTGTGTCATCTGCTCAAATACCTCTTTGGCTATTTTGCTTGAAATGGTTTCCTCTTCTACCATTTTTACAAGTTGTGCAATATGAGAGGTTGTGAATTTCAGCTCTTCTACACTCTTCTCTTTAAGCTCCTTTGCCACTTCATTGGCTACAATATTTGCAGCTAAAATATTACAATTTTCTAGATTGAATGATAATTGATTAAGAAAATGTAATCTACTCAAATAATCCAACGTCTCATTATAAAAAGAAGAGAGCTTTTCATCTCGTGCTAAGATATTCGCCACTTCATCATTGAGTTTGAGTTCATTGGTGTATTTGTCAAAAAAAGCTTGTTGAGATTCATTCATGGCTTGTGCTTCTCCATGAATCACTTCTTTTTTCACCTCAGGTTTTGGTGTTGGTTTTGCTGCGCTCTCATCCACTTTTGTTTTTTTAGCCCATGAGTCTTTCAGTCCCACAATTTTATTAAACACAGGCGCTTCATCTTTGTAATCAACGGGGTCTTTATAGAAGTATCCTTGTCGTTCAAATTGGAATCGTTCATCCACTTTATCCGTAATCACTGCTGGTTCAATCAATGCATTTTTAATAATATGAAGCGAGTGTGGATTTAAGTCTTCTACACTTTCAGGCGCTTCATTTTTATACAACCGGTCATAAAGTCTCACTTCGATTTTTCGTGCCGTTTTTGCATCGACCCATTGAATGGCACTTTTTACTTTGATACCACTTTTGTCTTGACCACTTTTAGAGTTGGGATGGTAGGTTGCTTTGATTTCAAGTACCTCTCCATTGGCATCTTTAATCACTTCTTTACATGTAATAATATACGCATGACGTAACCGCACGGGTTGGTCAGGTGTCAGACGGTTGTACCCTTTAACTGGGTTTTCCATAAAGTCTTCTCGTTCAATATAAAGCTCTTTAGAAAATGGCACTTTTCTTGAACCCTCTTTGGGTACATCATGAGGGTAGTATGATGCATCAATCTCTTCACTTCCTTCATAGTTTTCAATCGTAACTTTAATGGGGTCAAGCACACACATCACTCTTGGAACTTTTTGGTTCAAGTCATCTCGAATACAAAACTCCAGTTGCGATACATCAACCATCGAGTTGGCTTTTGCAATCCCAATTTGGTCACAGAAGTTTAAAATAGACTCAGGCGTGTATCCTCGTCGTTTGTATCCAGCAATCGTTGGCATACGTGGGTCGTCCCAACCGCTGACATATCCACCGTTCACCAACTCTAAAAGTTTTCGTTTACTCATCACCGTGTAGTTGATACCCAGTCGGGCAAACTCATGTTGATAAGGTCTTGGCGGTTCAAGTTTAAGTGTGTCTAAAACCCAGTCATAAATGTCTCGGTTGTTTTCAAATTCTAACGTACAAATTGAGTGACTTACACCTTCTATATAGTCAGACAGACAGTGTGCAAAGTCATACATAGGATAGATGCACCACTCATTTTCGGTTCTAAAATGGTGGGCATGTCGAATACGATACAGAAGTGGGTCACGCATTTTCATATTGGCCGCACTCATATCAATTTTGGCTCTTAAGACATGCTCTCCCTCTTTGAACTCTCCTTGTCTCATGCGCTCTAAAAGATTTAAGTTCTCTTCAACACTTCGATTGGCGTATTCACTTCTTCGTCCGGGTTGGGTGACGGTTCCTCTGTACTCTCTTATTTGTTCTTCATCTAAGCTATCAACATACGCTTTGCCCATTTTTACAAGTTGTACGGCGTATTCGTAGATTTTAGGAAAGTAATCTGAGGTAAAATAGACCTGCTCTCCCCAGTCAAATCCGAGCCATTTAACGGCATCTTTGAGTGCTTCAACGTAACGTGTGTCTTCAGTGGTTGGATTGGTGTCATCCATACGTAAGTTACAGTGACCTAAGTAATCTTTTGCAATACCAAAATTGATACAGATAGATTTAGCGTGTCCGATGTGTGGGAACCCATTTGGCTCAGGTGGAAATCGTGTCACGACCTCTTTATATTTGCCTTGTTTTAAGTCCTCTTCAACTTTCAGACGTAAAAAATCTTTATGCTCACTCATTATTATTAAACCTTTGATTGTGAAACTAATATTAAGAGCTGTATTTTATCCAATTTGAACTTATATCATCATGGTTTGCATGCGCAAAAAGAGCATGTCAAGCCAATGTAACTTAACTTACAAGTTAACTTTGATGTGTAATTGTCAATTAAGCACGAATTTGTAACTATAAGTGTTGTGAGTAAGCTGTCAGTATAATCAACAGAGTTAATGTAAAACGATGAAAGGATATATCATGATACATGAATCTCAAGAGCATATGAATAGTTTCAAGACGTCTCAAACACGACGAGGTTTTTTTAAAACGATGGCCTTTTTAGGGTTGGTTACATTTGTTGCACCCAAAGCCCATGCCAAAGGTTCAAAAACACAGTTTAAATACCAAGATACTCCAAAGAATGGCGAGACCTGTAAAGAGTGTATGTTTTTTGAACCTGATAGCAATACCTGTAAAATTGTTGAAGGCAATATCAGTCCAGAAGGTTGGTGTACGCTTTATCGTCAAGATCCAAATAAATAAAAGGAAAATAATGACCACTATACAAAGCAGGGCACAAGGTGCTATTATGGGGGCTTTTATTGGCGATACCATTGCCTTAGGTCCCCATTGGTATTATGATTTACAAGAACAGTACAAAGATTATGGAGAGTGGATTGACGATTATACTGATCCTAAAAAAGGGCGTTATCATGAGCATCAAAAAGCGGGTGATTTGTCTCAAGCAGGTTATATACTCAAACTCACCATTGAGTCTTTATTAGAAGCAAAGGGCTATGACCAAGAGCATTTTTGTAAAAAAATCGATGAAGAACTCTTTACAAAAATTGATGGCATTCCCACACATGGCCCAGGGGGTTATACCTCTCAATCCATTCGAGAAGTCTATCGACAAAGGGTTAAGCAAA
This genomic window from Candidatus Marinarcus aquaticus contains:
- a CDS encoding radical SAM protein; amino-acid sequence: MSYSNSIIFGPIPSRRFGISLGVDLSPASKQCNFDCLYCELKPAKTVDSMQSYPSVQEVINAISDSIKKHPKIDVITVTANGEPTLYPHLDELIVKINQIKGEAKTLILSNGSTIYKPEIFDALLKFDTVKLSLDCVSEQCFKKLDRVHKGIEINKIIDAMVEFKKATTNFFVLEILFVKDLNDKADEIQALYQAIQRINPHRVDIGTIDRPPAYKVQPVSFETLEFIANSFKGINVNIAYKNRPKQTNSFSNEEILRLLERRPLTFEDIENLFDEPSRKRLETLVKDSKISVVDSSGVKFYKFLG
- a CDS encoding FRG domain-containing protein yields the protein MASWGLYWVTIDTSPDENCFVVARNSQSAVALEQNSSGFDYGDVCAERIKRIPDDIVHKIKKKNKGFLPWPNYVHENDEIWEYFNLCSEWVEGRETIFIDNKSYSIASIGDIYYDNNPSLVYSVSDYLEKLDKYENGYLLYRGQNSASWELKPKLFRNSMPLDFSSMSDYEKWLLKEFKRKAYPYLETKPNNDWEWLALAQHHGLATRLLDWTTNPLVALFFAVYQSQEKFDAIVLIYNHGNQPIEITKLESPFFVKDRVIYEPSFIDKRIIAQHALFTVEPENIEDVTLSKDRSIYSLSIPPSSINQIKKELSKLSFNEHTMFPGLSTVCNEINGF
- a CDS encoding high-potential iron-sulfur protein; the encoded protein is MIHESQEHMNSFKTSQTRRGFFKTMAFLGLVTFVAPKAHAKGSKTQFKYQDTPKNGETCKECMFFEPDSNTCKIVEGNISPEGWCTLYRQDPNK
- a CDS encoding glutamine--tRNA ligase/YqeY domain fusion protein, producing the protein MSEHKDFLRLKVEEDLKQGKYKEVVTRFPPEPNGFPHIGHAKSICINFGIAKDYLGHCNLRMDDTNPTTEDTRYVEALKDAVKWLGFDWGEQVYFTSDYFPKIYEYAVQLVKMGKAYVDSLDEEQIREYRGTVTQPGRRSEYANRSVEENLNLLERMRQGEFKEGEHVLRAKIDMSAANMKMRDPLLYRIRHAHHFRTENEWCIYPMYDFAHCLSDYIEGVSHSICTLEFENNRDIYDWVLDTLKLEPPRPYQHEFARLGINYTVMSKRKLLELVNGGYVSGWDDPRMPTIAGYKRRGYTPESILNFCDQIGIAKANSMVDVSQLEFCIRDDLNQKVPRVMCVLDPIKVTIENYEGSEEIDASYYPHDVPKEGSRKVPFSKELYIEREDFMENPVKGYNRLTPDQPVRLRHAYIITCKEVIKDANGEVLEIKATYHPNSKSGQDKSGIKVKSAIQWVDAKTARKIEVRLYDRLYKNEAPESVEDLNPHSLHIIKNALIEPAVITDKVDERFQFERQGYFYKDPVDYKDEAPVFNKIVGLKDSWAKKTKVDESAAKPTPKPEVKKEVIHGEAQAMNESQQAFFDKYTNELKLNDEVANILARDEKLSSFYNETLDYLSRLHFLNQLSFNLENCNILAANIVANEVAKELKEKSVEELKFTTSHIAQLVKMVEEETISSKIAKEVFEQMTQNGESPTHIVEAKGLVQISDPAVILPIIDDIIAKNPDNVKKFKAGNSKLLGFFVGQVLKTTGGKANPKVVNELVAQQLNA